TCGAGGCTGAGATGCAGGTCCTGGCCCTGCTGAAAGGCGGTATCGGCGGCCCAGCTGCCGTGGCGGCGGCCTTGCGCATCGAGCAGCGGGTGCAGGTAGCCCCGGTGGCCGGTGAGGATGCCATTATAGTAGCTCTCCAGGCCGCCGGTGCGCAGCCGGTAGAAGCGGCCGCGCTGGTAGCGCCGGGCTTGATTTAAAAAGCCCTGGGCGCTGGCCGGGGTATAGCCCAGCACGGCGGCGGCCGTGCGGCCGGTGTAGGTGATGAGCTGGGTGCGCTGGGAGAGGCTTAGCTGGGGCCACTCATCCAGGTAGCGGCGCACGCGCCCGGCCTCGGCGGGGGTAAGCACCAGCTCCACGGGACCGCGCGGGCGCGCCCCGGCGTAGGGCAGGGTGGCAGCTATCCGGCGCTCCAGGGTGCTATCGGACCAGCCCAGCAAGTAGTTGAGCTGCACGGCGCTGGCCGAATCGAGGCCGGGGCGCGGGAACAGCGTGAGCAGGTCCACCGGCCGGGTAGCCACCAGCACCGAGTCGTGGCGGTCGAGTAGCCGGCCGCGGTGCGTGGGGGCGGGCGTCACTATCCGCTGCTGGGTGTAGGCTTCGGCGGCGGGGGGCGAGGAAGTATCAGGAGAAGAGCAGGCTAGCATTCCTACCCCCCCCAAAAAGAGCAGTAACGCTAGGTAAGCAGATTTTCGGGAATTAAAATCAGGCATCATGTAAAGCTAGCGCTTGGCTGCCCGGTGCGCCCACGCCACTCGCCGAACCGCGTGCCTGGCCTTGCCAATCGCCCTCGCAACGCGGTGAAGCCAGCTACCCAGCCCGCAAAATATTGAGAAACAAGCCCTAGCGCCGGGCCGCCCGGCGGTAGCGCAGCCGAGCGGCCCAGCGCTGGCGGGCGGGGCAGTAACTTTCGCGGACCGCCCGCCAGCGCTCCGCCGTTGGTTCGTTCTACTTCTTCCTCTTCCCATGCACTTTGCCAAACCTTTCGCCGCCGCGCTGCTACTGGCCACCAGCCTGCCCGCCGCCGCCCAAAGCCGCCAGGAAACGCTGCTCAATACCAACTGGAAATTCACCAAGGGCGAGCAGACCGACGGGACTAAGCCCGAGCTAAACGATGCTAAGTGGCAGACGGTGCGCATTCCGCACGACTGGGCCATCACGGGGCCGTTTGATGGCCGCAACGACTTGCAAGCGGTTAAAATTGAGCAGAATAACGAGAAGGAAGCGACGCTGAAAGCGGGCCGCACGGGCGGGCTGCCCTTTGTAGGAATAGGCTGGTACCGGCGGCCGCTGACTGTGCCGGCGCTGGGTAAAAACGGCCACGCCGTGCTGCTTTTTGATGGCGCGATGAGCAACGCCCGCGTGTACATCAATGGCAAGGAAGCCATCTTCTGGCCCTACGGCTACAACTCGTTCTCGGTCGATGTCACGCCCTACCTGCGCGCCAGCGGCCCCAACACGCTGGCCGTACGCCTGGAGAATTTCCCCGAAGCCTCGCGCTGGTACCCAGGCGCGGGCCTGTATCGCAACGTGCACCTCATCACCACCAAGGGCGCGCACGTGCCGGTGTGGGGCACCTACCTTACTACCCCCACGATTACGGCCGGCGCGGCCACCGTGAAGCTGCGCACCCAGGTAGCCGCGCCGGCCGGCACCACCGGCCTGAAGCTGCAAACCGAGCTGCGCGATGCCGCCGGCCGCGTGGTGGCCACCGCCACTACCCCCGTCGCGGGGGCTGAAGTGACGCAAACCTTCGAGGTAAAAGCGCCCAAGCTGTGGTCGCCCGAAACGCCCACGCTCTACACCGCCGCCTCGAAGCTGCTGGCCGGCGCGGCGGTGCAGGATGTGTACACCACGCCGTTTGGCATTCGCTCCTTCAAGTTTGAGAAGGGCACCGGCTTTTCGCTCAATGGGCAGCCGCGCAAGTTCAAGGGCGTGTGCAACCACCACGACCTGGGGCCGCTGGGCACGGCCGTGAACGTGGCCGCGCTGCGCCACCAGCTCGTGCTGCTCAAGGACGCGGGCTGCGATGCCATTCGGACTTCGCACAACATGCCTGCGCCCGAGCTGATGACGCTCTGCGACGAAATGGGCTTTCTGGTGATGGTGGAGTCGTTTGACGAGTGGAAGTCACCCAAGGTGAAGAACGGCTACAGCCAGTATTTCGACCAGTGGGTAGAGAAGGACCTGGTGAACATGATACGCCGCGACCGCAACCACCCGTCGGCCATTATGTGGAGCATCGGCAACGAGGTGCCCGACCAGAGCACGCCCGAAGGCCCGGCCATTGCCAAGCGCCTGCAGGACATTGTGCACCGCGAAGACCCTACCCGCCCCGTAACGATGGGCATGGACCGCTTCGACGACGACTTCAAGTATGGCATCGCGGCGGTGCTCGACGTGCCGGGCTTCAACTACAAGCCCCTGCGCTACGCCGAGGCGCTGGCCAAGCTGCCGCAGGGCTTTTTGCTGGGCACCGAAACGGCCTCCACGGTCAGCTCGCGCGGGGTGTATAAGTTTCCGGTGGTGCTGGCCAAGGACCAGAAATACCCCGACCACCAGTCGTCGTCCTACGACCAGGAAGCCTGCAACTGGTCGCAGATTCCCGATATTGAGTTTACGGCTCAGGATGACCTGCCGGCCGTGGCCGGCGAGTTCGTGTGGACGGGCTCCGACTACCTCGGCGAGCCTACCCCCTATGATGAGGCGTGGCCCTCACACAGCTCGCTATTTGGATTGTTTGACCTGGCCAGCCAGCCCAAGGACCGCTACTACCTCTACCGCGCCCGCTGGAACCCCACACAGCCCACGCTGCACCTGCTGCCGCACTGGACCTGGCCCGGCCGCGAAGGCCAGGTCACGCCCGTATTCTGCTACACCAATTCGCCCTCGGCCGAGCTGTTTGTGAATGGCAAAAGCCAGGGCCGCCAGACCAAAACCACCACCGCCGACCCCCAAACCCGCTACCGCCTGGAGTGGCGCGACGTGGTGTACCAGCCCGGCACCATCAAAGTAGTGGCCTACGATGCCCAGGGCAAGGAAGCCGGCACCGAGGAAGTGCGCACGGCCGGCGCGCCGCACCACATCCGCCTCGTGGCCGACCACAGTAAGCTGGCCGCCGACGGCGAAGACCTCGCCTACGTCACGGCCCGCGTGGAGGACGCGCAGGGCAACCTCTGCCCCGATGCCACCCAGCAGTTGCGCTTCGCCGTGAGCGGGGCGGGCCGCTTCCGCGCCATCGCCAACGGCGACCCTACCTGCCTGGAGCCTTTCCAGGAGCCGCGAATGCACGCCTTTCGGGGGCAGCTTGTGGCCATTGTGCAGGCCGGCGAAACGGCGGGCACAGTGCAGGTGCAGGCGACTGCTGACGGCTTGCAGGCGGATACCATTAGCTTGCAAACGGCCAAGAAATAAGCCGTTAGAACTCAGGCTATCGCCAAAAAAAGCTATGCCAAAACCCGCTTGGCGGGTTTTGGCATAGCTTTTTTAGAAGTTAATAATCAGTTGACTAACGCGTTACCGGCTCATTAGCATTATTATAGTTGCGGCGGGGCATGTTGCCGCTCATCTCCTCCTGGTCGAAGTACGACTGCACGGGCTGGCCGTTGAGAAAGGTGAGCAGGTCGCGGTTGAGGCGGTCTTTGGAGGTGATGTTCAGGCCGTGGGGCTCGCCGTCATAGGCTACAAGCTGGGCACCGGGCACCAGCTTAGCGGCCGCTTGGGCCCCCGTGGCGGGTGGCACAATGGCATCGGAGCCGCCGTAGATGAAGAGGGTAGGCACTTTAATAGCGCCCATATCCTGGCGGAAGTCGGTTTCGCCAAACGCCTTCACGCACTGCGAGGTAGCGCGGGGCGAAGCTGGGAAGGCCAGCATGGCAAATGAGTCAAGTACCCCTTGGCTCACGGGGTGCGATAGTACACCCTGGCCGTAGAAGTTCTTGGAAAAATCTTGCAAAAAGCCGAAACGGTCTTTGCCTAGGTTCTCAATCATATCGTCGAACACGGACTTATCCACGCCCGAGGGGTTATTATCGGTTTTGAGCATGAAGGGCACTATGGCGCTCACGAACACCACTTTGCTCACGCGCGCGCCCTGGTGGCGGCTCATGTAGCGGGCCACTTCGCCGCCGCCCATCGAGAAGCCCACCAGGGTCACGTTTTGCAGGTCGAGGTGGTCGAGCACGGCCTTCAGGTCGTCGGCCAGGGTGTCGTAGTCGTAGCCATCCCAGGGCCTGGACGACTGGCCGAAGCCACGGCGGTCGTAGGCAATGGCGCGCACGCCGTGCAGCGGCAGCTCGGCCAGCTGATATTCCCAGGAAGCCCCGCTCAGCGGCCAGCCGTGAATCAGCACCACCGGGTCGCCCTGGCCATAATCGACGTAATTTAAAACAATAGCGTTGCCGTGGGCATCCTGCCCAACTTTAATAAGATTCATAAAACGTAAGCTAAAAGAAGTAAGAAAGGAAGCAACCGCGTGGTGCGAGCCACCCGTGCTGCTCTTTTTTACGCAAACCCCAAGGGAAGGGTGAACGAAAGCCGAATTTTACACGAACGGGCCCAACTTAGTGTTTTTCAAGAATAATAGCGAAGTACTTTCCGGCAGTATCGCTAGCTGACCCGACGCTGCTTGCGTCGTTTCACCCGTCTTTTGCTTCATGAAATATGCTGCCTATGCGCTGGCCGGCCTACTGAGCCTGGCCGCCTGCAACACCCCCGTCAGCCAGACCACCACCACTACTACCCCCCCGGCCCCTACCCCCCCGCTGGCGGCCGAAGTCCCGGTGGCCAGCTCGCCGGGCAGCAGCTACGGCTTGTTTCGGGGCCAACTGCCTGGTCAGGCCGACAGTGTAATGCTGCACCTGATAACCGCCCGGCAGCCGCACTACGATAACCGCGGGCTCACCATTTTGGGCAGCTACTACGGCCCCGATGGCCACCCCTATCCGCTGGGCAGCGGTGCCGGCTCCAGCCCGGCCGATAGCATCGTCTTGCACGACTACACCCCGGAGCACGGCCCTACCCCCGGCGGCGAAGGCCCCATCTGGCGGCTGCGGCGGCAAGCCGATGGCAGCCTGGCTGGCACCGTGGGTGGCCGCGCCACGCGCCTGCGCCCAGTGGCCGCGCCGGCGGGCAGCCTCAGTTTCGTAGTGCGCTGCTTTGCCGACTCGCTGGCGGCCTTGCCGCAGCAGGCGCGCTCGCCGCAGGCTCGCTTTTTTTTGCAAGCCCTAGAGCCGGTGGGCGGGCCGGCGGCCGTGCGCCAGGCTTTGCAGGCCGGCATCGGGCGCGAGCTGCGCGGTGACACGCTCGGCACCCTACCCCCCCTGGCCCTGCCCGCTCTGTTTGCGCAGCAGCGCGCGGCTTTTTTCAACGATTATCGCGCGGATGCGGCCGACGTGAAGGCTCCCACCGACACGGCCGACCTGGGCTCTTTCCGCGCCAGCCTGAACTATGAGCAGCAGGCCCAGACCTACGTGCTGTATCAGCAGCAGAGCCTGCTGAGCCTGGCGTTTTTCAGCTACGTCTACACGGGCGGGGCGCACGGCTCCAACGGCACCACGGCCGCCAGCTATGACCTGCGCACCGGCCGCCGCCTGCGCTACGCCAATATTTTTCGGCCCGAAGCCGCCCGGCAGCTGCCCGCACTGCTGGCCCAGGCCGTGCGCCCGCTGGTGGGCCTGGCCCCCGGCGCGCCGCTCGAAGAGCGGTTATTCGTGAAGAAAATGCCCGTCACGCACAACGTATTTCTAACTGCGGGGGGGGTAGGGTTCATTTATCAGCCCTACGAAATAGCTTCGTATGCCCAGGGCGAGGTGTGGGTATTCTTGCCACTGCGCCAGGTGCGGGCGCTGCTGCGCGAGGGCCTGCCGCTGCCCGCTGGGGCGGGCATGGCTGCGCGCTAGCGCCGGGCACGGGGGTAGTACGGCGTAGCTTGCGCGCCGGGGGCCGGCCGTGCACCAGTGCCCTACCCCCACTCCTGCGCATGACCTCCGACACGCCGCACCTAGCCGAAGCATTTCGCCTCTTCGACGCCGCCAACAGCGCCGACCCCACCCTCGAACCCGGCGACGACGGCCAGCCCGTGCCCAAAGAGCTACTATATGCCCAGCGCATGAGCGCCTGCCTGGCCCGCGTGGCCCCCGCCGCACCCGAGGCCGTGCGGCTGGCCGCCCGCTGCCAGCACCTTGAGCGCTGGCAGATTCCGCGGGCCGACTTTCCGATGACACGTCCCGGCTACCACCAGTGGCGCAACACGCTCAAGCAGTTTCACGCCGAGCGGGCGGGTCAGCTACTAACCCAGGCCGGCTACCCGCCCGTCGGAATAGAGCGGGTGCAGCAACTGGTGCAGAAGCTGAACCTGAAGAGCGACCCCGACGTGCAGCTGCTGGAAGACGTTATCTGCCTGGTGTTTCTGGAGCATTATTTCCTGCCCTTCGCCGCCCAGCACCCTGAGGAGAAGGTTATTGAAATCGTGCAGAAAACCTGGCCCAAAATGACCGAACGCGGCCACACGCTGGCTTTGCAGCTGCCCTTCTCGCCCGAGGCGCTGGCGCTGGTGACGAAGGCGCTGGAGCGGTAAGGCGGGGGTGAGTAAAAGAACGTCATGCAGACCGCAGGGAAGCATGACGTTCTTTTACTCACCACTCACCACCTCGCCCTACCCCCACCACGTCGCCAATGAAGATGATGGCGGGGTAGGTGATGCCGGCGGCGGCGACCAGGGCGGGCAGGTCGCGTACGGGGCCGGCCACCATTTTGCGGTGGGGTAGGGAGGCGTGCATGACTACGGCGGCGGGCGTGTCGCCGCGGCCTTTCTGGCAGTAGGTGTCGGCTATCTGGGTTATCTTCTTCATGCCCATGTAGATAACGACGGTCGAGTTGCTTTGCATGGCCAGGCGCAGGTCGGCCGAGAGCGAGCCGTCTTTTTTAGTGCCCGTAAGCACCCAGAAGCCCTCGCTCACCACGCGATGCGTGAGCGGAATATCTTCAAAGCCAACGGCTTGCATACTCGAAATGCCCGGCACGTAGTGCGCCGCGATGCCGTGGCTGCGCGCAAACAGCATTTCCTCGAAGCCTCGACCGAAAATGAACGGGTCGCCGCCTTTTAGGCGCACGATGCGGCCGCCGGCCAGGGCTTTTTCGCGGATTAGCTCGTGGATGACTTCCTGGGGCGTGTACTCGCCGTAGGGTTTTTTGCCCACGTAAATGCACTCGCAGGCGGTCGGGGCCAGGGCCAGCAGCTCCTGGTTGGCGAGGTTATCGTAGAGCACAACGTCGGCCGTTTGTAGAATGCGATATGCCTGTCGCGTCAGCAGCTCCGGGTCGCCGGGACCGGCCCCTACCACATACAGCTCGGGCGTAGCGAAAGGGTGGGCCATTAAAGATGAAGGGTAAGGCAGGGAGATAGCGGCCAGCCGCTAATAGAGCTCAGCCAATAAAGGCGCACTAAGCAGCTAACGGATAAAGTAAAAATAAATTGACCTTCAAATTTAAGGTGATTTTAGAAAAATTATCATTAATTTTCTTTAACTACCATTAGGTTTTAGGGTCTGATTCACATAAGTTTGTCAAATAAGCGCAATTATACCCCAAAATAAAAGGTCATTTTTGTAAATTTTAGAAATTACAAAAGCTTCTCTCCCTACCCCCTTCCCACCCGCCGCCTTCGCCATTTCCCTTCGTACCTTACCTAACTGGTTAGTATGGCACCGCAGCACACTCCCACCGTTGTCGTTATCGGCAATGGCATGGTTGGCTATAAATTTTGCGAGAAACTACTCGCTAAATCGCCTCATTTTAAGCTGGTTGTATTCGGTGAAGAGCCCCGCGTGGCTTACGACCGGGTGCACCTGAGCGAATATTTTGGGGGCAAAACCGCCGACGACCTCCTGATGGCACCCCATCAGTGGTACCTGGATAATAACATCACGGTGAACCTAGGCGACGCGGTGCATGATATTGACCGCGCCGGCCGGGTGGTGCACGCCCGCAGCGGCCTCGCGCAGCCCTACGACTACCTGGTGCTGGCCACCGGCTCGTCGGCCTTTGTGCCCGACATTCCGGGCGTGGAGAAGGCGGGCGTGATGGTGTACCGCACCATTGAGGACCTGGAGGAAATAAAAGCGGCGGCCGCCACCGCCCGCGTTGGTGCCGTGATGGGCGGCGGCCTGCTGGGCCTGGAAGCCGCCAAGGCCCTGCTCGACCTGGGCGTGGCCGAAACGCACGTCATCGAATTTGCTCCGCGCCTGATGCCCCGGCAGGTAGACGCGGCCGGCAGCGCCATGCTGCAACGCAAGCTGGAGGCGCTGGGCCTGCACATTCACCTCAGCAAGGCCACGTCGCACATCGGCGGCGAGGGCCGGATTGACGCGCTGCACTTCGGCGACGGCTCCATTCTGGAGGTCGATATGCTGGTGATTTCGGCCGGCATCCGGCCCCGCGACGAGCTGGCCCGGCTGGCTGGCCTGGAGGTGGGCCTGCGCGGCGGCATCGTGGTGAACGACACCATGCAAACCAGCGACCCGCGCGTTTTTGCCATCGGGGAGTGCGCGCTGCACGCCGGCATGATTTACGGCCTCGTGGCCCCCGGCTACGACATGGCCGAGGTGGTAGCCAGCCAGCTCACGCAGGGCGCACGGGCCTTCACGGGCTTCGATATGAGCAGCAAGCTCAAGTTGATTGGGGTGGATGTGGCCAGCTTCGGCGACCCGTTTATTGCGGAGCCGCACAGCCGCAGCATTGTGTTTGAGGACGCCCACAGCGGCGTGTATAAGCGCATTAACCTCAGCCCCGACGGCAAGCAGCTGCTGGGCGGCGTGCTCATTGGCGATGCCGACGCCTATAGTATGCTGCTGCAAACGGCCGTCAACAAGCTGGCCCTACCCCCTCACCCCGAGGACCTTATCCTGGGGGCGCGGGGCGGCGCGGACGAAGGCGGCGCGGGCGTGCTGAACCTGCCCGACGAGGCGCTGGTGTGCTCGTGCGAGGCCGTGACCAAGGGGGCCATCTGCGCCGCCGTGACCGAGCTGGGCGTGACCACGGTGGAGGGCATGAAGCAGTGCAACAAGGCC
The genomic region above belongs to Hymenobacter psoromatis and contains:
- the galB gene encoding beta-galactosidase GalB, yielding MHFAKPFAAALLLATSLPAAAQSRQETLLNTNWKFTKGEQTDGTKPELNDAKWQTVRIPHDWAITGPFDGRNDLQAVKIEQNNEKEATLKAGRTGGLPFVGIGWYRRPLTVPALGKNGHAVLLFDGAMSNARVYINGKEAIFWPYGYNSFSVDVTPYLRASGPNTLAVRLENFPEASRWYPGAGLYRNVHLITTKGAHVPVWGTYLTTPTITAGAATVKLRTQVAAPAGTTGLKLQTELRDAAGRVVATATTPVAGAEVTQTFEVKAPKLWSPETPTLYTAASKLLAGAAVQDVYTTPFGIRSFKFEKGTGFSLNGQPRKFKGVCNHHDLGPLGTAVNVAALRHQLVLLKDAGCDAIRTSHNMPAPELMTLCDEMGFLVMVESFDEWKSPKVKNGYSQYFDQWVEKDLVNMIRRDRNHPSAIMWSIGNEVPDQSTPEGPAIAKRLQDIVHREDPTRPVTMGMDRFDDDFKYGIAAVLDVPGFNYKPLRYAEALAKLPQGFLLGTETASTVSSRGVYKFPVVLAKDQKYPDHQSSSYDQEACNWSQIPDIEFTAQDDLPAVAGEFVWTGSDYLGEPTPYDEAWPSHSSLFGLFDLASQPKDRYYLYRARWNPTQPTLHLLPHWTWPGREGQVTPVFCYTNSPSAELFVNGKSQGRQTKTTTADPQTRYRLEWRDVVYQPGTIKVVAYDAQGKEAGTEEVRTAGAPHHIRLVADHSKLAADGEDLAYVTARVEDAQGNLCPDATQQLRFAVSGAGRFRAIANGDPTCLEPFQEPRMHAFRGQLVAIVQAGETAGTVQVQATADGLQADTISLQTAKK
- a CDS encoding alpha/beta fold hydrolase, translated to MNLIKVGQDAHGNAIVLNYVDYGQGDPVVLIHGWPLSGASWEYQLAELPLHGVRAIAYDRRGFGQSSRPWDGYDYDTLADDLKAVLDHLDLQNVTLVGFSMGGGEVARYMSRHQGARVSKVVFVSAIVPFMLKTDNNPSGVDKSVFDDMIENLGKDRFGFLQDFSKNFYGQGVLSHPVSQGVLDSFAMLAFPASPRATSQCVKAFGETDFRQDMGAIKVPTLFIYGGSDAIVPPATGAQAAAKLVPGAQLVAYDGEPHGLNITSKDRLNRDLLTFLNGQPVQSYFDQEEMSGNMPRRNYNNANEPVTR
- a CDS encoding DUF3298 and DUF4163 domain-containing protein produces the protein MKYAAYALAGLLSLAACNTPVSQTTTTTTPPAPTPPLAAEVPVASSPGSSYGLFRGQLPGQADSVMLHLITARQPHYDNRGLTILGSYYGPDGHPYPLGSGAGSSPADSIVLHDYTPEHGPTPGGEGPIWRLRRQADGSLAGTVGGRATRLRPVAAPAGSLSFVVRCFADSLAALPQQARSPQARFFLQALEPVGGPAAVRQALQAGIGRELRGDTLGTLPPLALPALFAQQRAAFFNDYRADAADVKAPTDTADLGSFRASLNYEQQAQTYVLYQQQSLLSLAFFSYVYTGGAHGSNGTTAASYDLRTGRRLRYANIFRPEAARQLPALLAQAVRPLVGLAPGAPLEERLFVKKMPVTHNVFLTAGGVGFIYQPYEIASYAQGEVWVFLPLRQVRALLREGLPLPAGAGMAAR
- a CDS encoding DUF4202 domain-containing protein, which encodes MTSDTPHLAEAFRLFDAANSADPTLEPGDDGQPVPKELLYAQRMSACLARVAPAAPEAVRLAARCQHLERWQIPRADFPMTRPGYHQWRNTLKQFHAERAGQLLTQAGYPPVGIERVQQLVQKLNLKSDPDVQLLEDVICLVFLEHYFLPFAAQHPEEKVIEIVQKTWPKMTERGHTLALQLPFSPEALALVTKALER
- the cobA gene encoding uroporphyrinogen-III C-methyltransferase — its product is MAHPFATPELYVVGAGPGDPELLTRQAYRILQTADVVLYDNLANQELLALAPTACECIYVGKKPYGEYTPQEVIHELIREKALAGGRIVRLKGGDPFIFGRGFEEMLFARSHGIAAHYVPGISSMQAVGFEDIPLTHRVVSEGFWVLTGTKKDGSLSADLRLAMQSNSTVVIYMGMKKITQIADTYCQKGRGDTPAAVVMHASLPHRKMVAGPVRDLPALVAAAGITYPAIIFIGDVVGVGRGGEW
- the nirB gene encoding nitrite reductase large subunit NirB, producing the protein MAPQHTPTVVVIGNGMVGYKFCEKLLAKSPHFKLVVFGEEPRVAYDRVHLSEYFGGKTADDLLMAPHQWYLDNNITVNLGDAVHDIDRAGRVVHARSGLAQPYDYLVLATGSSAFVPDIPGVEKAGVMVYRTIEDLEEIKAAAATARVGAVMGGGLLGLEAAKALLDLGVAETHVIEFAPRLMPRQVDAAGSAMLQRKLEALGLHIHLSKATSHIGGEGRIDALHFGDGSILEVDMLVISAGIRPRDELARLAGLEVGLRGGIVVNDTMQTSDPRVFAIGECALHAGMIYGLVAPGYDMAEVVASQLTQGARAFTGFDMSSKLKLIGVDVASFGDPFIAEPHSRSIVFEDAHSGVYKRINLSPDGKQLLGGVLIGDADAYSMLLQTAVNKLALPPHPEDLILGARGGADEGGAGVLNLPDEALVCSCEAVTKGAICAAVTELGVTTVEGMKQCNKAGTGCGGCLPLVKDLLNGTLTAQGAYIKNVLCEHFDYSRQELFDLLKINNLRTYDAALDHFGQGDGCEVCKPAVGSILAGLWNDLIVRQHTIQDTNDRYLANIQKGGSYSVVPRIAGGEVSPEQLMVIGRVAQKYGLYTKITGGQRIDMFGAHVSDLPDIWEELINAGFESGHAYGKSLRTVKSCVGSTWCRYGLHDSVSLAIEVENRYKGIRSPHKLKGGVSGCVRECAEAQAKDFGIIATEKGWNLYVCGNGGSKPQHAQLLATDIDKETLVQYLDRFLMFYIKTADPLARTAVWLNKMEGGLAYLKNVVINDSLGIAADLEAEMALLIKHYHCEWREVVENPELRKQFTHFVNAPTVKDPSVAFAEMRGQKKVVAW